In Rhodothermales bacterium, the genomic stretch GCCGGCGAAGTCGGGATCGAGCGCAATCCCGAGGAGCCCGTCCTCCTGCACCGTCGACACTTCGAGCTGCGCTACCAGGGAGGTCGACGCCGACGCCGGGTCGTACCGTTTCAATCGCCCCTCGCGCTCGACAAAAAACACCGCGCCATCGGGGGCGACGGCCAGTTCCATCGGGGAGGATACGGCGGCATCGAGCACCTGTTTGACGAGCCGGCCTTGCTGGGTGGCCTCACAGTCGCCCCCGACCAGGCCGGCCGCCCACCGGATGCCGGCGGAGAGGTGTGCGATGTAGTGGGGCTCGGCGTAGGTCTCGGCCGTGTGGCCGCCGCCCGTATACCACGAGCGACCGCCCTGAAACGTCTGGCACCATGCGATGGGATGATCGAACCCCATCGATCCGCCATTGTAGGTCGTTTCATCCAGCGTCGCCAGCACATGCACCGCGCCGCGGGGGTTGCGCTGGTAGTTGTACCACTCGTCCGTCCGCGTCCAGCGCTCGGGCAGGCCGTCCGTCGATGGGTGGACGCCGTCGGCCACGACGATGCGGCCGGACTGGATCTCCGGGTGGCCGGCGAAATAGGCCCCGACGAGTGCGCCGTACCAGGGCCAGTCGTACTCCGTGTCCGCCGCCGCGTGGACGCCCACGAAGCCGCCACCGGCCCGGATGAAGCGCTCGAAAGCCGCCTGCTGGGAGGCATCGAGCACGTCGCCGGTGGTGTTCAGAAAGATGACGGCGTCGAAGACCGCCAGGCTGTCGTCTACAAAATAGGCCGGGTCCTCGGTGGCGGTGAGGCGCCAGTCGTCGTTCTGGGCCATGGCTTGCAGGGCCGCGAGGCCGGCGGGGATGGAGTCGTGCCTGAAGACGGCCGTGCGCGAGTAGGCCAGGATACGGGGCTGCGCCAGTGCCGGCATCGCTGGCATGGACCCGAGCAGGACAAGCAGCAGCATTCGAATACGGGCGCACGACGGCATAGGGTTGTTTTGCGTACGAGTACGATAGACCAAGGTCCGAAACGTGGCGCTAACTTCAGACGCTCCCGCGGAGCGTCACATCCATTATCCCGCATTCCGGAACACCGGCGCGAACTCTCGCAACGGCATCCCCGAGCCGTGTGGCGAGCCGCCTTTGCGGGCGACCTCGATCTCGTACGTCACCCGGTCCGTGCGGTAGTAGCGGCGCTGGACGTAGACGGGTTTGTCGCCGGTAGTCATCGAGAGGCGCTCGATGAGAAAGACGGCGCGGCCGACGGGCACACCGAGTTGGCCGGCGATCAGCTCATCCGCATTCACCGCGTCGAGGCGGTAGCGGCCGCGGAGGACGGGCACCTGGTAATCTTCCTCCAGGATACGGTAAATCGTCTCGTGCTGGAGGTCGTAGCCCTGAAGGAGCTGGCCGTAGAAGACTGGCAGCCAGGTCTGGTCGAACGCGATAGGCAGATCGTCGCCGAGGCGGAGGCGATCAAGCCGGCAGACCCGCACGTGGGGTTCGACATTCAGGGCCACCTGCACAAACCCCGGCGGCTCGACGTGGTCAAAATGAACGACCCGGGAAGAGGCCTCGAGGCCGGCCTGCGCCATATCCTCCACAAAGTCCGTCAGCTTCACCATGCCCTGGAGCAGGCGGGCGTCCTTCACAAACGCGCCCAGGCCCTGCCGGCGGTAGATCAGCCCCTCGCTCTCGAGCGTCTGCAACGCGCGGCGGACAGTGATCCGGCTGACGTCGAACTGCTGGCCGAGC encodes the following:
- a CDS encoding GntR family transcriptional regulator → MLQSGRPRHEQISDWLREQIEKGLFHVDDQLPSENQLGQQFDVSRITVRRALQTLESEGLIYRRQGLGAFVKDARLLQGMVKLTDFVEDMAQAGLEASSRVVHFDHVEPPGFVQVALNVEPHVRVCRLDRLRLGDDLPIAFDQTWLPVFYGQLLQGYDLQHETIYRILEEDYQVPVLRGRYRLDAVNADELIAGQLGVPVGRAVFLIERLSMTTGDKPVYVQRRYYRTDRVTYEIEVARKGGSPHGSGMPLREFAPVFRNAG
- a CDS encoding ThuA domain-containing protein; the protein is MLLLVLLGSMPAMPALAQPRILAYSRTAVFRHDSIPAGLAALQAMAQNDDWRLTATEDPAYFVDDSLAVFDAVIFLNTTGDVLDASQQAAFERFIRAGGGFVGVHAAADTEYDWPWYGALVGAYFAGHPEIQSGRIVVADGVHPSTDGLPERWTRTDEWYNYQRNPRGAVHVLATLDETTYNGGSMGFDHPIAWCQTFQGGRSWYTGGGHTAETYAEPHYIAHLSAGIRWAAGLVGGDCEATQQGRLVKQVLDAAVSSPMELAVAPDGAVFFVEREGRLKRYDPASASTSLVAQLEVSTVQEDGLLGIALDPDFAG